In Streptomyces sp. SN-593, a single genomic region encodes these proteins:
- a CDS encoding ASCH domain-containing protein, which translates to MTARPTDPVIRAHEMGIYKRYFDLIATGRKTTEIRVNDSSRRKIKEGSMIRFRCQGDEVLTRVVRVARYDTFEEMFDHEDVASVNPLATRDEQLANIRQIYPPEREALGVVALSVELVGPPRTR; encoded by the coding sequence ATGACAGCACGCCCCACCGATCCCGTGATCCGCGCCCACGAGATGGGTATCTACAAGCGCTACTTCGACCTCATCGCGACCGGCCGCAAGACCACCGAGATCCGCGTGAACGACTCCAGTCGCCGCAAGATCAAGGAGGGCTCGATGATCAGGTTCCGCTGCCAGGGCGACGAGGTACTGACCCGGGTGGTACGCGTGGCCCGCTACGACACCTTCGAGGAGATGTTCGACCACGAGGACGTCGCGTCGGTCAATCCGCTGGCCACCCGCGACGAGCAGCTTGCGAACATCCGTCAGATCTACCCACCCGAACGGGAGGCCCTCGGAGTCGTCGCCCTCAGCGTCGAACTCGTCGGGCCGCCCCGCACCAGGTGA
- a CDS encoding AAA family ATPase, whose product MHLKSLTLRGFKSFASATTLRFEPGITCVVGPNGSGKSNVVDALSWVMGEQGAKSLRGGKMEDVIFAGTTGRPPLGRAEVSLTIDNTDGVLPIEYAEVTITRIMFRNGGSEYQLNGDTCRLLDIQELLSDSGIGREMHVIVGQGQLDSVLHADPMSRRAFIEEAAGVLKHRKRKEKALRKLDAMQANLARVTDLTAELRRQLKPLGRQAQVARRAAVIQADLRDARLRLLADDLVTLREALRAEVADEAALKERRDAVETELAAAVRREAHLEEQVRALTPRVNDAQATWYALSQLTERVRGTIGLAEQRHRHATGQPAEERRGREPEDMEREAARIREQEAELVEALDAAEHALEDTVAHRAELEHRLAEEENRLRVAARAVADRREGLARLNAQVNAARSKAGSAEAEIGRLSAARDEARDRAESAQGEYEELRAQVEGLDADDTELEARFEAARSAQAAADDEFSAAREAATTAERRRAAVAARRDALAPSLRRKDGTGALLARAGTPDGLDGVLGSAAELLQVTPGFEVPLAAALGVAADAVAVSGPAAAAEALRLLRKEDGGRAALLLARPSGAAATAPVAGGPAAGSATESAGQAAGAAAQAAGGPAPSGRGAADPVLPGQSAGERDRAEHGSVPGQADGAGSAAGSAEPGDGRTAYGAEAGEVPSGAGAGAGAGTGAGADAAAGAAATAASAGPGAAADRTAAALAAPGVPSPRPEGAGLPPQARHAVELVDGDADLLPAVRRLLHGFVVVPTLEDAEALVTRCPELTAVTAEGDVLAAHMAQGGSAKAPSVLEVQAQVDEASAELERLAGECAELAERQQAAKERRAAAAGEVDDLGRRRRAAEKAKSSVAQQLGRYGGQARAAAGEADRAAAAVGRAEEALAAAREELEELSYRLSEAQEEPGEEEPDTFARDRLAADGANARQTEMEARLQVRTHEERVKGLAGRADGLDRAARAERETRARAERRRARLAYEASVAAAVVSGARGLLACVQVSLGRAEAERVAAEQARAGREAELGTERRRGRELKSELDRLTGDVHKGEVLGAEKRLRIEQLEAKALEEHGMEPAGLVAEYGPELPVPPSPPAEGEVLPEDPEHPRNQPVPYVRAEQEKRLRAAERAYAQLGKVNPLALEEFAALEERHKFLTEQLEDLRRTRADLLQVVKDVDERVEQVFTAAFHDTAREFEGVFSRLFPGGEGRLLLTDPDNMLTTGVEVEARPPGKKVKRLSLLSGGERSLTAVAMLVSIFKARPSPFYVMDEVEAALDDTNLQRLIRIMEELQESSQLIVITHQKRTMEVADALYGVSMQGDGVSKVISQRLRDGKRTAAHAG is encoded by the coding sequence GTGCATCTCAAGAGCCTCACGCTGCGCGGCTTCAAGTCGTTCGCCTCGGCGACGACGTTGCGCTTCGAGCCGGGAATCACCTGCGTCGTCGGTCCCAACGGCTCCGGCAAGTCCAACGTGGTGGACGCGCTGTCGTGGGTGATGGGCGAACAGGGTGCCAAGTCGCTGCGCGGCGGCAAGATGGAGGACGTCATCTTCGCCGGCACCACCGGGCGCCCCCCGCTGGGCCGCGCCGAGGTGTCGCTGACCATCGACAACACCGACGGCGTGCTGCCGATCGAGTACGCCGAAGTCACCATCACCCGGATCATGTTCCGCAACGGCGGCAGCGAGTACCAGCTCAACGGCGACACCTGCCGGCTGCTGGACATCCAGGAACTGCTCTCCGACTCCGGTATCGGCCGCGAGATGCACGTCATCGTCGGCCAGGGCCAGCTCGACTCCGTCCTGCACGCCGACCCGATGAGCCGCCGTGCCTTCATCGAGGAGGCGGCCGGCGTCCTCAAGCACCGCAAGCGCAAGGAGAAGGCGCTGCGGAAGCTCGACGCGATGCAGGCCAACCTCGCCCGCGTCACCGACCTCACCGCCGAGCTGCGCCGCCAGCTCAAGCCGCTCGGCCGGCAGGCCCAGGTCGCCCGCCGCGCCGCCGTCATCCAGGCCGACCTGCGCGACGCCCGGCTGCGGCTGCTCGCCGACGACCTGGTGACGCTGCGCGAGGCACTGCGCGCCGAGGTCGCCGACGAGGCCGCGCTCAAGGAGCGCCGGGACGCCGTCGAGACCGAACTCGCCGCCGCCGTACGCCGTGAGGCCCACCTGGAGGAGCAGGTGCGGGCCCTGACCCCGCGGGTCAACGACGCCCAGGCCACCTGGTACGCGCTGTCCCAGCTCACCGAGCGGGTGCGCGGCACCATCGGGCTGGCCGAGCAGCGCCACCGGCACGCCACCGGCCAGCCGGCCGAGGAGCGGCGCGGCCGCGAACCGGAGGACATGGAGCGCGAGGCCGCCCGCATCCGGGAACAGGAGGCCGAACTCGTCGAGGCGCTCGACGCGGCCGAGCACGCCCTGGAGGACACCGTCGCCCACCGGGCCGAGCTGGAGCACCGGCTCGCCGAGGAGGAGAACCGGCTGCGGGTCGCCGCCCGCGCCGTCGCCGACCGCCGCGAGGGCCTGGCGCGGCTGAACGCCCAGGTCAACGCGGCGCGTTCGAAAGCGGGTTCGGCCGAGGCCGAGATCGGCCGGCTCTCGGCCGCCCGGGACGAGGCCCGCGACCGCGCCGAGTCCGCGCAGGGCGAGTACGAGGAACTGCGCGCCCAGGTCGAGGGGCTGGACGCCGACGACACCGAACTCGAGGCCCGCTTCGAGGCCGCCCGCTCCGCGCAGGCCGCGGCGGACGACGAGTTCAGCGCTGCGCGGGAGGCGGCCACCACCGCGGAGCGCCGGCGCGCCGCCGTGGCCGCCCGCCGTGACGCCCTCGCCCCTTCGCTGCGCCGCAAGGACGGCACCGGCGCGCTGCTGGCGCGGGCCGGGACACCGGACGGCCTGGACGGCGTCCTCGGTTCGGCCGCCGAACTGCTCCAGGTCACCCCGGGGTTCGAGGTCCCGCTCGCCGCCGCCCTCGGCGTCGCGGCCGACGCGGTGGCCGTGTCCGGTCCGGCGGCCGCCGCGGAGGCGCTGCGGCTGCTCCGCAAGGAGGACGGGGGGCGCGCCGCGCTGCTGCTCGCACGGCCGTCCGGCGCGGCCGCGACCGCGCCGGTGGCCGGCGGCCCCGCCGCGGGGTCGGCCACGGAATCCGCAGGTCAGGCTGCGGGGGCCGCCGCCCAGGCCGCAGGGGGGCCGGCCCCCTCCGGGCGCGGCGCTGCCGATCCCGTCCTGCCCGGCCAGTCCGCCGGGGAGCGCGACCGGGCGGAGCACGGCTCGGTACCGGGGCAGGCGGACGGCGCCGGTTCCGCCGCGGGCTCCGCGGAGCCGGGCGACGGTCGTACGGCGTACGGCGCCGAGGCCGGCGAGGTCCCCTCGGGGGCAGGGGCAGGGGCAGGGGCAGGGACGGGAGCGGGAGCCGATGCCGCGGCCGGAGCAGCCGCGACCGCAGCCTCCGCCGGGCCGGGCGCGGCCGCCGACCGTACGGCGGCGGCCCTCGCGGCGCCCGGCGTCCCGTCCCCGCGGCCCGAGGGCGCGGGGCTGCCCCCGCAGGCGCGGCACGCCGTGGAACTGGTCGACGGCGACGCGGACCTGCTGCCCGCGGTGCGCCGGTTGCTGCACGGGTTCGTCGTGGTGCCCACGCTGGAGGACGCCGAGGCACTGGTCACCCGCTGCCCGGAACTGACCGCGGTGACCGCGGAGGGCGACGTACTGGCCGCGCACATGGCGCAGGGCGGCTCGGCGAAGGCGCCCAGCGTCCTGGAGGTGCAGGCGCAGGTGGACGAGGCGAGTGCGGAGTTGGAGCGGCTGGCGGGGGAGTGCGCGGAGTTGGCCGAGCGCCAGCAGGCGGCCAAGGAGCGCAGGGCGGCCGCGGCCGGTGAGGTGGACGACCTGGGCCGGCGGCGCAGGGCCGCGGAGAAGGCGAAGTCGTCGGTGGCGCAGCAACTCGGCCGGTACGGCGGCCAGGCGCGGGCGGCCGCGGGAGAGGCGGACCGCGCGGCCGCGGCCGTGGGCCGGGCGGAGGAGGCACTCGCCGCGGCGCGCGAGGAACTGGAGGAGCTGTCGTACCGGCTGAGTGAGGCGCAGGAGGAGCCGGGCGAGGAGGAACCGGACACCTTCGCCCGGGACCGGCTGGCCGCGGACGGCGCGAACGCGCGGCAGACCGAGATGGAGGCGCGCCTCCAGGTGCGCACCCACGAGGAGCGGGTCAAGGGCCTGGCCGGGCGGGCCGACGGGCTGGACCGGGCGGCCCGCGCCGAGCGGGAGACCAGGGCGCGGGCCGAGCGGCGCCGCGCCCGGCTGGCGTACGAGGCGTCGGTGGCGGCGGCCGTGGTGTCCGGTGCGCGGGGGCTGTTGGCGTGCGTGCAGGTCTCGCTCGGCCGGGCGGAGGCGGAGCGGGTGGCCGCCGAGCAGGCCAGGGCCGGGCGGGAGGCGGAACTCGGCACGGAGCGGCGGCGCGGCCGGGAGTTGAAGTCCGAGCTGGACCGGCTGACCGGGGACGTGCACAAGGGCGAGGTGCTGGGAGCCGAGAAGAGGCTGCGGATCGAGCAGTTGGAGGCGAAGGCGCTGGAGGAGCACGGCATGGAGCCGGCCGGCCTGGTCGCCGAGTACGGCCCGGAGCTGCCGGTTCCGCCGTCGCCGCCCGCCGAGGGGGAAGTCCTGCCCGAGGACCCGGAGCACCCGCGCAACCAGCCGGTGCCGTACGTCCGGGCCGAGCAGGAGAAGCGGCTCAGGGCGGCGGAGCGGGCGTACGCGCAGTTGGGCAAGGTCAACCCGCTGGCGCTGGAGGAGTTCGCGGCGCTCGAGGAGCGGCACAAGTTCCTCACCGAGCAGTTGGAGGACCTGCGCAGGACCCGTGCCGACCTGCTCCAGGTGGTCAAGGACGTCGACGAGCGGGTGGAGCAGGTCTTCACGGCCGCCTTCCACGACACCGCCCGGGAGTTCGAGGGTGTCTTCTCGCGGCTCTTCCCCGGTGGCGAGGGCCGGTTGCTGCTGACCGACCCGGACAACATGCTCACCACGGGGGTGGAGGTTGAGGCGCGGCCGCCGGGGAAGAAGGTGAAGCGGTTGTCGCTGCTGTCGGGCGGTGAGCGCTCGCTGACCGCGGTGGCGATGCTGGTGTCGATCTTCAAGGCGCGGCCGAGCCCGTTCTACGTGATGGACGAGGTCGAGGCGGCGCTCGACGACACCAACCTGCAACGGCTGATCCGGATCATGGAGGAGCTTCAGGAGAGCTCGCAGCTGATCGTGATCACGCACCAGAAGCGGACGATGGAGGTCGCCGATGCCCTGTACGGCGTATCGATGCAGGGTGACGGGGTGTCCAAGGTGATCAGCCAGCGCCTCCGGGACGGCAAACGCACGGCCGCCCACGCCGGCTGA
- a CDS encoding helix-turn-helix domain-containing protein, with protein MSVNRGRFSGKRLDTTLSARALYGAELRYHRERAGLSLVDLAAKLHIEMSFLARIEQGERRLPDELTPAVDELLDTGGFFERNVEAARSAPAPGRLAALPEWEWLATAIREWDAALVPGLLQTDAYAAAVTRTYATLLADRPTRHRWEARLSRTPVLRDPLGPRYSAVLGEAALLRPLGGAEVMAEQLRHLAELVRRERVTLRVLPLTAAPHPAATDGALRVMT; from the coding sequence ATGTCTGTGAACCGTGGCCGATTTTCCGGGAAGAGGCTGGACACGACGCTGTCCGCGCGGGCGCTGTACGGCGCGGAGTTGAGGTACCACCGGGAGCGGGCCGGGCTGAGCCTCGTGGACCTGGCGGCAAAGCTGCACATCGAGATGTCGTTCCTGGCGAGGATCGAGCAGGGAGAGCGGCGCCTGCCGGACGAGTTGACCCCCGCGGTGGACGAACTCCTGGACACCGGCGGCTTCTTCGAACGCAATGTCGAGGCCGCCCGCTCCGCGCCGGCCCCCGGGCGCCTCGCAGCCCTGCCGGAGTGGGAGTGGCTGGCGACGGCCATCCGGGAGTGGGACGCCGCGCTGGTCCCGGGCCTGCTCCAGACGGACGCGTACGCGGCGGCCGTCACACGGACGTACGCCACGCTGCTCGCGGACCGCCCCACCCGCCACCGCTGGGAGGCGCGGCTGTCGCGCACTCCGGTCCTACGGGACCCCCTCGGCCCCCGCTACAGCGCGGTGCTGGGCGAGGCCGCGCTGCTACGCCCGCTCGGTGGGGCCGAGGTGATGGCCGAGCAGTTGCGCCACCTCGCGGAGCTTGTGCGGCGCGAGCGCGTGACCCTGCGCGTCCTCCCGCTGACGGCCGCCCCGCACCCGGCCGCCACCGACGGGGCGCTGCGCGTCATGACGTAA
- a CDS encoding helix-turn-helix domain-containing protein, protein MLGKELRALRERNGLTAEHVSVELGFSRVKLSRVETGDIPLPKLADLERLMDRYGVEDPDDRDALLHMQRGSLSREPFTSYRNLLPSGLPLYLGLERDATRIRGHENRVVHGLLQTPAYAEALALSAKVVEERTTEFVETGVRLRMERKQLLTQPDGPEVHIVLTENTLRTVIGSPEVMRAQYAEIVRLCEADTVEVQIIPDDLPTYRASWNFTILDFTDLGSVVQSDSAMATTMWSKPGDVGFYQRQFDAMVKAAPGPAQTPGFLRDLEESLWT, encoded by the coding sequence ATGCTCGGCAAGGAACTGCGCGCACTGCGCGAGCGGAACGGCCTGACGGCGGAGCACGTCTCCGTGGAACTCGGTTTTTCGAGGGTCAAGCTGAGCCGGGTCGAGACGGGTGACATCCCGTTGCCGAAGCTCGCGGACCTCGAAAGGCTGATGGACCGCTACGGCGTCGAGGATCCGGACGACCGGGACGCGCTCCTCCACATGCAGCGTGGTTCGCTGAGCCGGGAGCCGTTCACCTCGTACCGGAACCTGTTGCCGTCCGGACTGCCTCTCTATCTCGGCCTGGAGCGGGATGCCACCCGTATCCGTGGTCACGAGAACCGGGTGGTGCATGGCCTCCTCCAGACGCCGGCGTACGCCGAAGCGCTCGCCCTGTCGGCGAAGGTCGTCGAGGAACGCACCACGGAGTTCGTCGAAACGGGTGTGCGCCTGCGTATGGAGCGGAAGCAGTTGCTCACGCAGCCTGACGGACCTGAGGTGCACATCGTGCTGACCGAGAACACCCTTCGTACCGTGATCGGATCTCCCGAGGTGATGCGCGCGCAGTACGCGGAGATCGTCCGACTGTGCGAGGCGGACACGGTGGAGGTCCAGATCATCCCCGACGACCTGCCGACGTACCGCGCGAGTTGGAACTTCACCATCCTTGACTTCACCGACCTCGGCTCGGTGGTCCAGAGCGACAGCGCCATGGCGACGACGATGTGGTCGAAACCCGGTGACGTGGGTTTCTATCAGCGACAGTTCGATGCCATGGTCAAGGCGGCACCGGGGCCGGCCCAGACGCCCGGCTTCCTCCGCGACCTCGAAGAAAGCCTGTGGACATGA
- a CDS encoding sugar porter family MFS transporter produces MTSTASAAGTSGRVPPPTEHLGHVIFITAAAAMGGFLFGYDSSVINGAVEAIRDRYDIGSAALAQVIAIALIGCAIGAATAGRIADRIGRIRCMQISSVLFTISAVGSALPFALWDLSMWRIIGGFAIGMASVIGPAYIAEVSPPAYRGRLASFQQGAIVLGIAVSQLVNYGILQSADGDQRGNVIGLEAWQVMLGVMVIPAVIYGLLSFAIPESPRFLLSVGRDREARAVLADVEGEGADLDARVNEIQTAMHREHKASFRDLLNPRSGGMPNFLPIVWIGIGLSAFQQLVGINVAFYYSATLWQSVGIDPSSSFLYSFTTSIVNIIGTVIAMVFVDRIGRRPLALIGSAGMTVALALEAWAFSSKHGATLPTAEGTVALVAAHCFVLFFALSWGVVVWVFLGEMFPNRIRAAALGVAASAQWIANWAITASFPSLADWNLSGTYVIYTCFALASIPFVLRFVKETKGKSLEEMG; encoded by the coding sequence TTGACCAGCACCGCATCAGCGGCCGGGACGTCGGGCCGGGTTCCGCCGCCGACCGAACACCTCGGCCATGTCATCTTCATCACCGCGGCCGCCGCCATGGGCGGCTTCCTCTTCGGCTACGACAGCTCGGTGATCAACGGCGCGGTCGAGGCGATCCGGGACAGGTACGACATCGGTTCGGCGGCGCTCGCCCAGGTGATCGCGATCGCGCTGATCGGCTGTGCGATCGGGGCGGCCACCGCGGGCCGCATCGCCGACCGGATCGGCCGCATCCGCTGCATGCAGATCTCCTCGGTGCTCTTCACCATCAGCGCGGTCGGCTCCGCGCTGCCGTTCGCGCTGTGGGACCTGTCCATGTGGCGGATCATCGGCGGCTTCGCGATCGGCATGGCCTCCGTGATCGGCCCCGCCTACATCGCCGAGGTCTCGCCCCCCGCCTACCGCGGCCGGCTGGCGTCCTTCCAGCAGGGCGCCATCGTGCTCGGCATCGCCGTCTCCCAGCTCGTCAACTACGGCATCCTCCAGTCCGCCGACGGCGACCAGCGCGGCAACGTGATCGGCCTGGAGGCGTGGCAGGTCATGCTCGGCGTGATGGTCATCCCCGCGGTGATCTACGGGCTGCTGTCCTTCGCCATCCCCGAGTCCCCGCGGTTCCTGCTCTCCGTCGGCCGCGACCGGGAGGCCCGCGCGGTGCTCGCCGACGTCGAGGGCGAGGGCGCCGACCTCGACGCGCGCGTGAACGAGATCCAGACCGCGATGCACCGCGAGCACAAGGCGAGCTTCCGCGACCTGCTCAACCCCCGCTCGGGCGGGATGCCGAACTTCCTGCCGATCGTCTGGATCGGCATCGGCCTGTCCGCGTTCCAGCAGCTCGTCGGCATCAACGTGGCGTTCTACTACTCGGCCACGCTGTGGCAGTCGGTCGGCATCGACCCGAGCAGCTCGTTCCTCTACTCCTTCACCACCTCGATCGTGAACATCATCGGCACGGTGATCGCCATGGTCTTCGTGGACCGGATCGGCCGCCGCCCGCTCGCCCTGATCGGCTCCGCCGGCATGACGGTCGCGCTCGCGCTGGAGGCGTGGGCGTTCTCCTCCAAGCACGGCGCGACGCTCCCGACCGCCGAGGGCACGGTGGCCCTCGTCGCGGCCCACTGCTTCGTGCTCTTCTTCGCCCTGTCCTGGGGTGTCGTGGTCTGGGTCTTCCTCGGCGAGATGTTCCCCAACCGGATCCGCGCCGCGGCCCTCGGGGTGGCCGCCTCCGCGCAGTGGATCGCGAACTGGGCCATCACCGCGAGCTTCCCGAGCCTGGCGGACTGGAACCTGTCGGGCACCTACGTCATCTACACGTGCTTCGCACTGGCCTCGATCCCCTTCGTCCTGCGCTTCGTGAAGGAGACCAAGGGCAAGTCCCTGGAGGAGATGGGCTGA
- a CDS encoding AAA family ATPase, whose amino-acid sequence MTTDPALAAMLQATATDTPRRYVITGGPSSGKDDLIEAVHDAGIPCMVQEPGREIYRKHRERLGRHLLKEDRRAYSLEVLEAFITEYTAHTGGVRFYNRGIPDGYGWEGFFGLRPAEQLEEASRRYRYDTIFVLDPLDTFEDPDDIVWAKDREIRRVHELIVQGYYDAGYEPVFVAPDSAGNRLDFICANLRLPKPGQGG is encoded by the coding sequence GTGACCACCGATCCGGCCCTGGCCGCAATGCTGCAGGCAACGGCGACCGACACCCCCCGCCGTTACGTCATCACAGGTGGCCCGTCGTCAGGCAAGGACGACCTGATCGAGGCGGTCCACGATGCCGGAATCCCCTGCATGGTCCAGGAACCCGGCAGGGAGATCTACCGCAAGCATCGCGAACGTCTCGGTCGGCACCTCCTCAAAGAGGACCGCCGTGCGTACTCCTTGGAAGTGCTCGAGGCGTTCATCACTGAATACACGGCGCACACGGGCGGGGTCCGCTTCTACAACAGAGGAATTCCCGACGGCTACGGATGGGAGGGGTTCTTCGGGCTGAGACCGGCCGAACAGTTGGAGGAAGCGTCCCGCCGCTACCGCTACGACACGATCTTCGTCCTCGATCCGCTGGACACCTTCGAGGACCCCGACGACATCGTCTGGGCCAAGGATCGCGAGATCCGCCGCGTCCACGAACTGATCGTGCAGGGGTACTACGACGCCGGATACGAACCCGTCTTCGTTGCCCCCGACTCGGCGGGCAACCGACTGGACTTCATCTGCGCCAACCTGCGCCTGCCCAAACCCGGCCAAGGAGGGTGA
- a CDS encoding alpha/beta fold hydrolase, translating to MTEYLAVEGGTIAYDVTGDGPLIVLAHGMGDSRASYRAMAPALVAAGYRVAAVDLRGCGESSVQWPEWSRTAIAGDLLAVIRHLGGPAVLVGHSISGGAATIAAAVEPSLISAVVELGPFTRKQSLGLDALRVKRVRQGMLRLAGAGLFGSVRLWKAYLDVAYPTKPADWDERIGRIDATMREPGRMKAMQGMGRAAPADAGEHLGNVHRPVLVVMGSLDPDWADPHAEGSAIIDALPAGTGRLAMVEGGGHYLHDQAPDQVVPLVLDFLREQAARA from the coding sequence ATGACCGAGTACCTGGCCGTCGAGGGCGGCACGATCGCGTACGACGTGACGGGGGACGGCCCGCTCATCGTGCTCGCGCACGGGATGGGGGACAGCCGCGCCTCGTACCGCGCGATGGCCCCGGCGCTGGTGGCGGCCGGCTACCGGGTCGCCGCCGTGGACCTGCGGGGCTGCGGCGAGTCCAGCGTCCAGTGGCCGGAGTGGAGCCGCACCGCCATCGCCGGCGATCTGCTCGCGGTGATCCGGCACCTGGGCGGCCCGGCCGTCCTCGTCGGGCACTCGATCTCCGGCGGGGCGGCCACCATCGCCGCGGCCGTCGAACCCTCGCTGATCAGCGCCGTGGTCGAGTTGGGCCCCTTCACCCGCAAGCAGTCGCTCGGCCTGGACGCGCTGCGGGTGAAACGGGTCCGGCAGGGCATGCTCCGGCTGGCCGGGGCCGGCCTCTTCGGCAGCGTCCGGCTGTGGAAGGCGTACCTCGACGTCGCGTACCCGACCAAGCCGGCCGACTGGGACGAGCGGATCGGCCGGATCGACGCCACGATGCGGGAGCCGGGCCGGATGAAGGCGATGCAGGGCATGGGCCGCGCCGCCCCGGCGGACGCCGGCGAGCACCTCGGGAACGTCCACCGCCCCGTCCTCGTGGTCATGGGCTCGCTCGACCCCGACTGGGCCGACCCGCACGCCGAGGGCTCGGCGATCATCGACGCGCTGCCGGCCGGGACCGGCCGCCTGGCGATGGTCGAGGGCGGCGGCCACTACCTGCACGACCAGGCCCCCGACCAGGTCGTCCCCCTGGTGCTCGACTTCCTCCGCGAGCAGGCCGCCCGTGCCTAG
- a CDS encoding DUF397 domain-containing protein: MTIQAARARSTDPHLCPARAWRKSSYSSQDNGNCVEVAPLDGVVGIRDSKDKEGAALLVTAAGWASFVGLVRSGAVDFGVV, translated from the coding sequence ATGACGATCCAAGCCGCACGCGCCCGCTCGACCGACCCGCACCTGTGCCCCGCCCGGGCATGGCGCAAGTCCTCCTACAGCTCGCAGGACAACGGGAACTGCGTCGAGGTCGCGCCGCTCGACGGCGTCGTCGGGATACGCGACTCCAAGGACAAGGAGGGCGCCGCGCTTCTCGTCACCGCGGCCGGGTGGGCCTCCTTCGTGGGCCTGGTGCGTTCCGGCGCCGTCGACTTCGGCGTCGTCTGA
- a CDS encoding TetR/AcrR family transcriptional regulator gives MVAAGAALADEVGLARLTMGSLAERLGVRTPSLYKHVAGQDDLNRRIAVLALEQAADAVGGAIQGYSGRDALAAAARSFRAFVVAHPGRYAATIGVEPSGPDDPLAAAGQRSLDAFRAVLRGYAVAPADMDHALRTLRSTFHGFATLQSANGFQWSADIDESFEWLIDFTDRGLRTGSA, from the coding sequence GTGGTCGCGGCCGGCGCCGCCCTCGCCGACGAGGTGGGCCTCGCCCGGCTGACGATGGGGTCGCTCGCCGAGCGGCTCGGCGTGCGCACGCCCTCCCTGTACAAGCACGTGGCCGGCCAGGACGACCTGAACCGGCGGATCGCCGTCCTGGCGCTGGAGCAGGCGGCGGACGCCGTCGGCGGCGCGATCCAGGGGTACTCCGGCCGCGACGCCCTGGCGGCCGCGGCGCGCTCCTTCCGCGCCTTCGTCGTGGCGCACCCCGGCCGGTACGCGGCGACGATCGGCGTGGAACCGTCGGGCCCGGACGACCCGCTGGCCGCCGCGGGGCAGCGGAGCCTCGACGCCTTCAGGGCGGTGCTGCGCGGCTACGCCGTCGCACCCGCCGACATGGACCACGCCCTGCGCACGCTGCGCAGCACCTTCCACGGGTTCGCCACCCTCCAGTCGGCCAACGGCTTCCAGTGGAGCGCCGACATCGACGAGAGCTTCGAGTGGCTGATCGACTTCACCGACCGCGGCCTGCGCACCGGCTCGGCCTGA